In Leptodesmis sichuanensis A121, the following are encoded in one genomic region:
- a CDS encoding glycosyltransferase, with the protein MKHGLNPQSDVLVSVVSPICNAESWIGEYLQAISALLAHEYKDYEIVLVDNGSTDNTVAVVEQLQQELRNIQLYSLARSIPHESAFVVGLEQAIGDVVITLDAAYDPIDPILEMVQLAYSGVDIVYGLRSDRLSQKGGFSLYNWLSQIFFRFYRQITKENLPIAASTLRLYTRRAINSFLDNSDRYSLFPVIAAFSGLRYQTFTYQRLNRTGLPTNQSYSAAISRAFRLIFLSSHYPLRLLSFTALAGAFLNVIYSFYVLFVNLFKSKVAEGWTTLSLQNSVMFFILFMILAVLSEYIARLVMTNQNRPFYFVTRESRSLVLVRKKELNVVRNDLKS; encoded by the coding sequence ATGAAGCATGGTTTGAATCCACAATCGGATGTGTTGGTGTCGGTAGTTTCGCCCATCTGCAATGCGGAATCCTGGATTGGAGAGTATCTGCAAGCCATCTCGGCCTTGTTAGCCCATGAGTATAAGGATTATGAAATTGTGCTGGTTGACAATGGCTCGACCGATAACACCGTTGCTGTAGTGGAGCAGTTGCAGCAGGAGTTACGCAACATTCAACTCTATTCCTTGGCTCGTTCTATCCCTCATGAAAGTGCCTTTGTTGTGGGATTAGAGCAAGCGATCGGGGATGTGGTGATTACCTTAGATGCGGCTTACGATCCCATCGATCCGATTCTGGAAATGGTGCAACTGGCCTATAGTGGGGTGGATATTGTTTACGGTCTGCGCAGCGATCGGCTCAGCCAAAAAGGTGGCTTCAGTCTTTACAACTGGCTGAGTCAAATTTTCTTTCGCTTCTACCGCCAGATTACCAAGGAAAACCTGCCGATCGCTGCTTCCACACTGCGACTTTATACGCGGCGGGCGATTAATTCGTTTTTAGATAATAGCGATCGTTACAGCTTATTTCCCGTGATTGCCGCCTTTTCAGGTCTACGATATCAGACCTTTACCTATCAACGTCTGAACCGCACTGGACTGCCGACCAATCAAAGTTATTCAGCCGCTATTTCTCGCGCCTTTCGCTTAATTTTCCTCTCCTCTCACTATCCTCTCCGCCTGCTCTCGTTTACCGCCCTGGCCGGAGCTTTTCTGAACGTGATTTATAGCTTTTACGTGCTGTTCGTCAATCTGTTCAAATCCAAAGTGGCGGAAGGCTGGACGACGCTTTCCCTGCAAAACTCCGTCATGTTCTTCATCCTGTTCATGATCCTGGCGGTTCTGTCGGAATACATCGCCCGGTTGGTAATGACGAACCAAAATCGGCCTTTTTACTTTGTCACCCGTGAGAGCCGCAGCCTGGTGCTGGTCAGGAAGAAGGAACTGAATGTCGTGCGAAACGACCTCAAATCTTGA
- the recG gene encoding ATP-dependent DNA helicase RecG: protein MQSADATSPSHPSSPSSAAPDWVRLQKALSIEAEQGFNDLRGKQYRFSEFLSFSLAAPPPVLSPDQQRRWQNLGQQFNTYSTLTFSQRQHLVADTRRFLYQARQEWEQREEELSLVIGHSSLAEEEGQRTTDNEQRTTQTSKLKTQNSPAKPPRTAPLTDSTRSIALDQPLTYLPGVGPKNSEKLAKLGLLTVRDLLYYYPRDHIDYARQVNVRDLEEGETVTVVATVKRCNCFTSPRNSKLTILELLVRDVTGQLKLSRFYAGTRYNNRGWQEQQKRLYTPGTAIAASGLVKRSKYGITLEDPEIEVLEHARDEIESLKVGRLVPIYPLAEGVPADLVRRVVVAALPAANQIQEALPDKLREQYGLMGIQEAIAQIHFPSDPALLEAARHRLVFDEFFYLQLGLLKRRKDQQQLQASAVLAPTGQLIDRFYDILPFQFTAAQQRVVNDILNDLQKTVPMNRLVQGDVGSGKTVVAVVAMLAAIQAGYQAAMMAPTEVLAEQHYRKLVEWFNLLHLPVELLTGSTKTAKRREIHAQLTTGELPVLVGTHALIQDTVSFHRLGLVVIDEQHRFGVEQRARLQQKGEHPHVLTMTATPIPRTLALTLHGDLDVSQIDELPPGRKAIQTTVLSGRDRLQAYDLMRREIAQGRQAYVVLPLVDESEKLDLKSAIAEYQELQENVFPEFQVGLLHGRMTAAEKDEAINRFRRNETQILVSTTVVEVGVDVPNASVMLIEHSDRFGLSQLHQLRGRVGRGAAQSFCLLMSSSRSETARQRLKVLEQSQDGFFISEMDMRFRGPGEVLGTRQSGLPDFALASLVDDQEVLEQAREAAEKAIARDETLSRWPLMQQELTYRYQRLMGGAILT, encoded by the coding sequence ATGCAGTCTGCGGATGCTACTTCCCCATCTCACCCATCCTCCCCATCTTCTGCTGCTCCAGACTGGGTGAGATTGCAGAAAGCCCTGTCGATCGAGGCGGAACAGGGATTCAACGATCTGCGGGGCAAACAGTACCGCTTCAGTGAGTTTCTCAGCTTTAGCCTAGCTGCTCCTCCCCCAGTCCTTTCCCCCGATCAACAGCGGCGCTGGCAAAATTTGGGGCAACAATTCAACACCTATTCCACCCTTACTTTCTCCCAGCGACAGCACCTGGTTGCCGATACTCGCCGTTTCCTTTATCAAGCGCGGCAGGAGTGGGAACAGCGCGAAGAAGAATTGTCATTGGTCATTGGTCATTCGTCATTGGCAGAGGAGGAAGGACAACGGACAACGGACAACGAGCAACGGACAACTCAAACCTCAAAACTTAAAACTCAAAACTCCCCTGCCAAGCCTCCTCGCACTGCCCCGCTGACGGACTCTACTCGATCGATCGCCCTCGACCAACCCTTAACTTATCTCCCTGGGGTAGGGCCGAAGAATTCAGAAAAGCTGGCAAAGTTGGGATTGCTGACGGTACGAGATTTGCTCTACTACTATCCGCGCGACCATATTGACTATGCCCGTCAGGTCAATGTGCGAGACTTGGAAGAAGGGGAAACGGTGACGGTAGTGGCGACGGTGAAACGCTGCAATTGTTTCACAAGTCCCCGCAATAGCAAGTTGACGATCTTGGAATTGCTGGTACGGGATGTGACGGGGCAACTAAAGTTGAGCCGCTTTTATGCCGGAACTCGTTACAACAATCGCGGCTGGCAGGAGCAGCAGAAACGACTGTATACACCGGGAACGGCGATCGCGGCTTCCGGCTTAGTCAAGCGCAGCAAATACGGCATCACTCTGGAAGACCCGGAAATTGAAGTGCTGGAACACGCCAGGGATGAAATCGAATCGTTGAAGGTGGGTCGTCTGGTGCCGATCTATCCACTGGCAGAAGGGGTTCCGGCGGATCTGGTGCGGCGGGTAGTGGTAGCGGCTCTGCCTGCAGCAAACCAGATCCAGGAGGCATTGCCGGACAAGCTGCGGGAACAGTATGGCCTGATGGGAATTCAGGAGGCGATCGCGCAAATCCACTTTCCATCGGATCCGGCCCTTCTGGAAGCGGCCCGTCATCGGCTGGTGTTTGACGAATTTTTCTACTTGCAACTGGGCTTACTGAAGCGACGCAAAGACCAGCAGCAACTACAGGCCAGTGCGGTGCTCGCCCCCACCGGACAATTGATCGATCGCTTCTATGACATCCTGCCGTTCCAGTTCACCGCCGCCCAGCAGCGAGTCGTCAACGATATTCTGAACGATCTGCAAAAAACCGTTCCCATGAATCGTCTGGTGCAGGGAGATGTGGGGTCGGGAAAAACGGTGGTCGCAGTAGTGGCAATGCTGGCGGCAATTCAGGCGGGCTATCAGGCGGCGATGATGGCTCCGACGGAAGTGTTGGCGGAACAGCATTACCGCAAGCTGGTGGAGTGGTTTAACCTGTTGCATTTGCCCGTTGAGTTGTTGACAGGTTCGACGAAGACGGCCAAACGGCGAGAAATTCATGCCCAGTTGACGACTGGAGAATTGCCCGTGTTGGTCGGCACCCATGCCCTGATTCAGGACACGGTGAGCTTTCATCGGTTGGGGTTGGTGGTGATTGATGAGCAGCACCGTTTTGGCGTGGAACAACGCGCACGACTGCAACAAAAGGGTGAACATCCCCATGTCCTGACCATGACCGCCACCCCAATTCCCCGTACCCTGGCGCTGACCTTGCATGGCGACCTGGATGTGAGTCAGATTGATGAACTGCCACCAGGACGCAAAGCAATTCAAACCACGGTGCTGTCAGGCCGCGATCGCCTGCAAGCCTACGACCTGATGCGCCGCGAAATTGCCCAGGGACGACAGGCGTATGTGGTGTTACCGCTGGTGGACGAATCGGAGAAATTGGATTTGAAGTCGGCGATCGCAGAATATCAGGAACTGCAAGAGAATGTATTTCCCGAATTTCAAGTCGGTCTACTGCATGGCCGCATGACTGCCGCTGAAAAAGATGAAGCAATTAATCGCTTTCGCCGCAATGAAACCCAGATTCTTGTCTCGACCACGGTTGTAGAAGTGGGCGTGGATGTGCCGAATGCTTCCGTGATGCTGATTGAACACAGCGATCGCTTTGGCCTCTCCCAATTGCACCAGTTGCGGGGCCGTGTCGGACGGGGTGCCGCCCAATCCTTCTGCCTGCTGATGAGCAGTTCTCGCAGTGAAACGGCACGGCAACGGCTGAAGGTGCTGGAACAATCCCAGGATGGCTTTTTCATCTCGGAAATGGATATGCGCTTCCGGGGGCCAGGGGAAGTGTTGGGCACTCGCCAATCCGGCTTACCAGATTTTGCTCTAGCCAGTCTGGTGGATGATCAGGAGGTTCTGGAACAGGCACGGGAAGCGGCAGAGAAAGCGATCGCCAGAGACGAAACCTTAAGTCGTTGGCCGCTGATGCAACAGGAACTCACCTACCGCTACCAGCGCCTCATGGGTGGAGCGATTTTGACTTAA
- a CDS encoding type II toxin-antitoxin system HicA family toxin, with product MAASLTPALKKLLLEANCVFERQGKGDHEIWYSPITDRRFVVDGSIKSRHTANAVLKQAGLPKAF from the coding sequence ATGGCTGCATCTCTCACTCCCGCACTCAAGAAGCTTCTGTTGGAGGCAAATTGTGTCTTTGAACGGCAAGGCAAAGGCGATCATGAAATTTGGTACAGTCCCATTACCGATCGACGATTTGTGGTCGATGGTTCAATCAAATCTCGTCATACCGCAAATGCTGTTCTCAAACAGGCAGGACTACCCAAAGCTTTTTAG
- a CDS encoding DUF1902 domain-containing protein encodes MEAAVYQVSAFWDEAAAVWVATSEDIPGLATEADTIEALSQKLRDIVPDLLLSNHVISADYAGAIAIQLTSHRQELIEVAS; translated from the coding sequence ATGGAAGCGGCAGTGTATCAGGTTAGTGCCTTCTGGGACGAAGCAGCAGCGGTCTGGGTTGCCACCAGTGAAGATATTCCTGGATTGGCAACTGAAGCCGACACTATTGAGGCTCTGAGTCAAAAACTACGAGACATCGTTCCAGATCTCCTGTTGAGCAATCATGTCATCTCTGCTGATTATGCAGGTGCCATCGCCATCCAATTGACCAGCCATCGTCAGGAACTGATTGAGGTTGCCTCTTAA
- a CDS encoding helix-turn-helix domain-containing protein, whose translation MVGNGSMLEDLNDFIKSNPDARELKRAVAVQMFLKGYKHREIGESIGVSSGFISKWSRIYEQLGVSGLKLGYCGSVGYLEPEQRQAVISWLKHKNYWNLAELQAHIEQEYGVVFDSKQSYYTLFEQAGISWKKTQKRNPKADPALVEKKTGDYGLVGGASAGDHLGRVGGLL comes from the coding sequence ATGGTTGGAAATGGTTCTATGCTAGAAGACCTGAATGACTTCATCAAGTCTAATCCAGATGCGCGTGAACTCAAACGAGCAGTAGCGGTCCAAATGTTTCTCAAAGGATATAAGCATCGAGAGATTGGGGAGAGTATCGGTGTGAGTTCAGGTTTCATTAGCAAATGGAGTAGGATCTACGAACAGTTGGGGGTTTCTGGGTTGAAACTGGGGTATTGCGGTTCAGTCGGCTATCTAGAACCAGAGCAACGGCAGGCGGTGATTAGCTGGTTAAAGCACAAGAATTACTGGAATCTGGCTGAGTTGCAAGCGCATATTGAACAGGAGTATGGAGTAGTCTTTGACTCCAAGCAAAGTTACTACACCCTGTTTGAGCAAGCTGGGATTAGCTGGAAGAAAACGCAAAAGCGCAATCCGAAGGCAGACCCAGCGTTAGTAGAGAAAAAAACAGGAGATTACGGCTTGGTTGGAGGCGCATCGGCAGGAGATCATCTCGGGCGAGTTGGTGGTCTTCTTTGA
- a CDS encoding PAS domain S-box protein, with product MTLRKRTLIVIGITLLGLNAALYGISSKLLLGSYLQAEEQDTRQSMTGVLNVISQQIDQFSNNFADWSTWDDAYAFIQDRNPQFIQSNLVNTQLGTTGVNLVLFLDAAGQIIYETGFNRQTLEKRPLPDSIRPFLKPGDRLLTHKSPTERLSGILLLPEGPMIIASHPVLKSDGTGPMRGILIVGRYLDAAEIKEYSKIARLPLSLQPVNPQQLPSSLQNASPTLDRPTITVQPLNEDAIAGYTLLNDIYGKPAVLVQTNTPRTIYKYGQNIIRVLSWATFGIGVVFGGVTLLLLERLVLSRLANLSKEVSTIRRDDLSRRVSVQGQDELSQLATRINTMLSDLEQYERECQQTALELQQSEAKFRNFFENSQVGIFRTRLEDGLFVDANQRFANLLGYTSPEDLIGREQSVNFYVEPDHRTKLIQQLKAHGKVNNFEVLFHKHYGTVFWGLLSAWLSPDATSVEGILSDITELKQIAAALQASEAELRSLFAAMPDALLVYNREGYCLKIVATNPGLLTSPSEQQINRTLYETKTPEQAAFFHRLILQALDTQTVVQAEYSLEIAGREMWFAGSVSPLSDEQVLWVARDITQLKQADAALRQSEATNRALINAIPDLLFRIHRDGTYLDIISQNHLKVLNPRQLLVGTTVYNSLPPDLAEQRMYHVQQALAIGELQIYEQQLVIDGEVRDEEVRIVPSQPDEVLVMVRDITARKQSEKALRRSETKFRNIFKNSQVGIFRLRAEDGLFLDANQRLITMMGFDHGSEVIGQKYSAEFYVDREQRQQFLEQLQQQGEIQNQEALFRKCDGSHLWGLISARLDTSEGYIEGVIADISDRKQAEAALQQAVAAAENANRAKSIFLANMSHELRTPLNVILGFTQLLLRGGALNPQQQEQLNTINRSGEHLLTLINDVLEMSKIEAGRITLNENDFDLLGLIDWLYQMFQFKAQSKGLKLVLERQSALPEYIRTDESKLRQVLVNLLGNAVKFTEQGQVMLRVWGEEGVEIRDQGSEIRDQESKKQEVEDEPFLVSGNSLAGSASHEPRATHQSAINPKSLYTLYFAVEDTGPGIAPEELEHLFEAFVQTETGRKSQEGTGLGLAISQKFAHLMAGEISVTSVLGEGATFRLSIQTQVVEAAGHLHGTSHQQVIGLASGEPTYRILIVEDRLENRQILVELLAPIGFEVQEAANGEAAIAQWEAWSPHFIWMDIRMPVMDGYEATKRIKAACAATGQEPPIIIALTGSVFEEDRRVALSMGCNDFVRKPFKAEVIFEKMAEYLGLQYVYAEPHSYPTFVVSAQQHAQPAVNEESVPFTLTTDSFSVMPVEWVQQLNQAAKKVNAKLVSQLIQQIPKEQAPLANALTQLVDDFCFEEIVGLTK from the coding sequence ATGACTTTGCGAAAACGGACGTTAATCGTCATTGGAATCACGTTATTGGGGTTAAATGCGGCTCTCTATGGCATTTCATCGAAACTGCTGCTGGGAAGCTATCTGCAAGCCGAAGAGCAAGATACTCGCCAGAGCATGACGGGCGTATTGAACGTCATCTCGCAGCAGATTGATCAATTCAGCAATAACTTTGCCGATTGGTCTACCTGGGATGATGCCTATGCCTTCATTCAGGATCGAAATCCGCAGTTTATTCAATCCAATCTGGTCAACACGCAACTGGGCACAACGGGTGTGAATCTGGTGTTGTTTCTCGATGCTGCAGGTCAGATTATTTATGAAACTGGCTTCAATCGCCAGACCCTGGAAAAACGTCCCCTGCCTGACTCGATTCGGCCTTTCCTGAAACCGGGCGATCGCCTGCTTACTCATAAGAGTCCAACGGAGCGCTTATCTGGAATTCTCCTGTTGCCGGAAGGCCCGATGATTATCGCCTCGCACCCCGTTCTAAAAAGCGACGGTACAGGTCCGATGCGCGGCATATTAATTGTTGGGCGCTATCTGGATGCGGCGGAAATAAAGGAGTATTCCAAAATTGCCCGGTTGCCTCTGTCCTTGCAACCCGTAAATCCCCAACAGTTACCATCCAGCTTACAGAATGCCTCACCCACCCTCGATCGACCCACGATTACTGTGCAGCCCTTGAATGAAGATGCGATCGCTGGGTATACCCTGCTCAACGATATTTACGGCAAACCTGCGGTACTGGTACAAACCAACACGCCGCGCACGATTTACAAGTATGGACAGAATATTATTCGTGTCTTAAGTTGGGCAACCTTCGGTATTGGAGTGGTCTTTGGTGGAGTTACCCTGCTCCTGCTAGAACGATTGGTGCTATCCCGGCTTGCTAACCTCAGTAAGGAAGTCAGTACGATCCGGCGAGATGATCTGTCGCGGCGGGTGAGCGTACAGGGGCAGGATGAATTGTCTCAACTCGCCACCCGCATCAACACCATGCTGTCTGATTTGGAGCAATACGAACGGGAGTGCCAGCAGACAGCCCTGGAATTGCAACAAAGCGAAGCCAAGTTTCGCAACTTTTTTGAAAACTCTCAAGTCGGCATTTTTCGCACTCGGTTAGAGGACGGTTTGTTCGTGGATGCCAACCAGCGATTTGCCAATCTGTTGGGCTACACCTCCCCAGAAGACCTGATTGGCCGAGAACAATCCGTCAACTTTTATGTTGAACCTGACCATCGCACGAAATTAATTCAACAACTGAAGGCTCATGGCAAGGTCAATAACTTTGAAGTACTGTTTCACAAGCACTATGGTACTGTTTTTTGGGGCTTGTTATCGGCCTGGTTAAGTCCAGATGCCACCTCCGTAGAGGGCATTCTGTCGGACATTACCGAATTAAAACAAATTGCAGCCGCCCTGCAAGCCTCAGAAGCGGAATTACGGAGCTTGTTTGCTGCCATGCCCGATGCCCTGCTGGTCTACAACCGGGAGGGCTATTGTCTCAAGATTGTAGCCACCAATCCAGGACTATTAACCAGTCCATCGGAGCAGCAAATTAACCGCACCCTTTATGAAACAAAAACACCAGAACAGGCTGCATTTTTTCATCGCCTGATTCTGCAAGCCCTGGACACCCAGACGGTGGTACAGGCAGAGTACAGTCTGGAGATTGCGGGGCGGGAGATGTGGTTTGCCGGAAGTGTTTCTCCTCTGTCAGACGAGCAGGTGCTTTGGGTAGCACGGGACATCACACAACTGAAACAGGCGGATGCAGCATTGCGCCAGAGTGAAGCCACGAACCGCGCCCTGATCAATGCCATTCCTGACTTACTATTCCGCATTCACCGCGATGGTACTTACCTCGATATCATCAGCCAAAACCACCTGAAGGTACTGAATCCCCGTCAACTGCTGGTTGGCACAACGGTATATAACTCGCTCCCCCCAGATCTGGCTGAACAACGGATGTACCATGTGCAACAAGCCCTTGCTATCGGTGAATTGCAAATTTACGAGCAACAACTGGTGATTGATGGGGAAGTGCGGGATGAAGAGGTGCGTATAGTTCCCAGCCAGCCGGATGAAGTACTGGTGATGGTACGCGACATTACTGCCCGGAAACAATCGGAAAAAGCACTCCGTCGCAGTGAAACCAAGTTCCGCAACATCTTTAAAAATTCCCAGGTCGGCATTTTTCGCCTTCGCGCCGAGGATGGCCTGTTCCTGGATGCCAATCAACGGCTGATTACGATGATGGGATTTGATCATGGCTCTGAGGTGATTGGTCAAAAATACTCCGCAGAGTTTTATGTCGATCGGGAACAACGACAGCAGTTTCTGGAACAGTTGCAGCAACAGGGCGAAATTCAAAATCAGGAAGCCCTATTCCGCAAATGCGATGGCTCCCATTTGTGGGGACTGATTTCGGCTCGATTAGATACCAGTGAAGGCTACATTGAAGGGGTGATTGCTGATATTAGCGATCGCAAGCAAGCCGAAGCCGCCCTGCAACAGGCTGTAGCAGCCGCAGAAAACGCGAATCGGGCGAAGAGCATCTTTCTCGCGAACATGAGCCACGAACTGCGAACGCCCCTGAATGTGATTCTGGGCTTTACCCAATTGTTATTACGAGGTGGGGCGCTGAATCCTCAACAGCAAGAGCAACTGAATACCATTAACCGCAGCGGCGAACATTTACTGACCCTGATTAATGATGTTCTGGAAATGTCCAAGATCGAGGCGGGCAGAATTACGCTCAACGAGAATGACTTTGATCTCCTGGGACTGATTGATTGGTTATACCAAATGTTTCAATTCAAAGCTCAAAGCAAAGGATTGAAGCTGGTACTGGAGCGGCAGAGCGCTTTACCGGAATACATCCGCACGGATGAAAGTAAATTGCGTCAGGTACTGGTGAACCTGCTCGGTAACGCCGTTAAGTTTACTGAGCAGGGACAGGTGATGCTGAGGGTGTGGGGAGAGGAGGGAGTAGAGATCAGGGATCAGGGATCGGAGATCAGGGATCAGGAGAGCAAAAAGCAGGAGGTAGAAGATGAGCCATTCTTGGTAAGCGGTAATTCGTTAGCAGGTAGCGCGAGCCATGAGCCACGCGCCACGCACCAATCAGCCATCAATCCAAAATCCCTTTACACTCTTTACTTTGCAGTCGAAGATACTGGCCCTGGGATTGCACCCGAAGAACTGGAACACCTGTTTGAAGCCTTTGTGCAAACGGAAACCGGGCGCAAATCTCAGGAGGGAACGGGGTTGGGACTGGCCATCAGCCAGAAGTTTGCTCACTTAATGGCAGGCGAAATTTCCGTTACCAGTGTGCTGGGAGAGGGAGCCACCTTTCGGTTATCCATTCAAACTCAAGTCGTGGAGGCCGCAGGACATCTGCATGGAACATCCCATCAGCAAGTGATTGGCTTGGCCTCAGGAGAACCCACCTACCGCATCTTGATTGTGGAAGATCGGCTGGAAAACCGTCAGATTTTGGTTGAACTGTTGGCCCCGATTGGGTTTGAGGTACAGGAAGCGGCGAATGGAGAGGCCGCGATCGCCCAATGGGAAGCCTGGTCACCCCATTTCATCTGGATGGATATTCGGATGCCCGTGATGGATGGCTACGAAGCGACCAAACGGATTAAAGCCGCCTGCGCCGCAACGGGACAGGAACCGCCGATTATTATTGCGCTGACGGGGAGTGTGTTTGAGGAAGATCGCCGGGTCGCCCTTTCGATGGGGTGTAATGACTTTGTGCGAAAACCTTTTAAGGCGGAAGTCATTTTTGAAAAGATGGCGGAATATCTGGGACTGCAGTACGTTTATGCGGAGCCACACTCCTATCCAACCTTTGTGGTATCCGCGCAGCAGCACGCCCAACCTGCAGTCAACGAAGAGTCTGTACCCTTTACCCTAACCACTGATAGTTTCTCGGTGATGCCTGTAGAGTGGGTTCAGCAATTGAATCAAGCCGCAAAGAAAGTGAATGCCAAATTAGTTTCTCAATTGATTCAACAAATTCCTAAAGAGCAGGCTCCTCTCGCCAATGCCCTGACTCAACTGGTGGATGACTTCTGCTTTGAAGAGATTGTAGGCTTAACGAAATAA
- a CDS encoding transposase, translating to MVFFEDECHLLWGDLCGYVWGKTNERIEVPITNERSRQTYYGAVNIYTQQCLIQASETGNSDGTIAFLQYLLSQCPNSRIALIWDGASYHRSQEVKQYLESVNQGLDESNWKITCIRFAPNDPKQNPIEDIWLQAKRFIREYYHLCQSFNVVKFLFELVTHHQTFSFPKLFTYGFFS from the coding sequence GTGGTCTTCTTTGAGGATGAATGCCATCTGTTGTGGGGGGACTTATGTGGGTATGTGTGGGGCAAAACAAACGAACGCATCGAGGTTCCCATCACCAATGAACGCAGCAGGCAGACTTACTATGGAGCCGTGAATATCTACACACAGCAGTGCCTGATTCAAGCATCTGAAACTGGCAATAGCGATGGCACGATTGCTTTTCTTCAATATCTGCTGAGCCAATGTCCGAACAGTCGGATTGCGTTGATTTGGGATGGAGCCAGCTATCATCGCTCCCAAGAGGTAAAACAGTATCTTGAATCGGTCAATCAAGGACTCGATGAGTCCAACTGGAAAATCACTTGCATTCGCTTTGCGCCCAATGATCCCAAGCAAAACCCAATTGAGGATATTTGGTTGCAGGCAAAGCGATTCATTCGAGAGTACTACCACTTGTGTCAATCGTTCAATGTCGTTAAGTTCCTCTTTGAGCTTGTGACTCACCACCAAACCTTTAGCTTTCCAAAGCTTTTTACCTATGGCTTTTTCTCATAA
- a CDS encoding ABC transporter substrate-binding protein produces MNMTRRRFPIVLSTLAVMVTACTSANPGTSTGGAPQAAGTNGTIAIGVGVAQTSNVALLGQEQVAGAKIAEKYFNDKGGINGTPIRLVLQDTAGDEQGAINAFQSLINQGKVAGIVGPTLSQQAFSADPIADRAKVPVIGPSNTAKGIPQIGDFVARVSAPVTVVAPNSVKAALKLNPNIKKVAVFYAQNDAFSKSETEVFQQTVKDQNLELVTVQKFQTTDTDFQTQATAALNLKPDLVIISGLAADGGNLVRQLRELGYQGLIIGGNGLNTSNIFPVCKALCDGVLIAQAYSPETPNDINKAFRDAYVAQYKKEPPQFSAQAFTGIQVFVDALKELDKTAKVTQKPLPDLRVALNQQLLQGKYTTPLGEISFTPEGEIVQKDFYVAQIKMDPDGNNGKFTFLK; encoded by the coding sequence ATGAACATGACTCGTCGCCGTTTCCCCATTGTTCTATCTACTTTGGCTGTGATGGTTACAGCCTGTACATCTGCCAATCCTGGTACTTCAACTGGAGGAGCGCCGCAAGCTGCAGGAACCAATGGGACGATCGCGATCGGGGTGGGGGTGGCTCAAACCAGTAATGTGGCCTTGTTGGGGCAGGAACAGGTGGCCGGAGCTAAAATTGCGGAAAAGTATTTTAATGACAAAGGCGGCATCAATGGGACTCCCATCCGCCTCGTGCTGCAGGATACAGCAGGGGATGAACAGGGAGCGATTAACGCCTTCCAAAGTCTGATCAATCAAGGGAAGGTTGCAGGGATTGTGGGGCCAACTCTCTCCCAGCAGGCATTTAGTGCGGATCCGATCGCCGATCGGGCCAAAGTTCCAGTGATCGGCCCCTCAAATACGGCCAAAGGAATTCCTCAAATTGGTGACTTTGTTGCGCGGGTATCGGCTCCGGTGACGGTCGTGGCTCCTAACTCGGTGAAAGCCGCCCTGAAGCTGAATCCCAACATCAAAAAGGTCGCTGTTTTCTACGCTCAAAACGATGCCTTCAGTAAATCGGAAACAGAAGTTTTTCAGCAAACGGTTAAAGATCAGAATCTGGAGTTAGTCACCGTACAAAAATTTCAAACCACCGACACGGATTTTCAAACTCAGGCCACAGCGGCTCTCAACCTCAAACCCGATCTGGTGATCATCTCAGGACTAGCGGCAGATGGTGGCAATCTGGTACGGCAACTTCGGGAGTTAGGGTATCAGGGATTAATTATTGGTGGCAATGGCCTCAATACCTCCAACATTTTTCCAGTTTGTAAAGCCCTATGTGATGGCGTGCTGATTGCCCAGGCTTACAGTCCTGAAACTCCCAATGACATTAATAAAGCCTTTCGGGACGCTTACGTTGCCCAGTACAAAAAGGAACCCCCCCAATTCAGCGCCCAAGCCTTTACAGGTATTCAGGTGTTTGTGGATGCTTTAAAGGAACTGGATAAAACTGCCAAAGTGACTCAAAAGCCCTTACCTGATCTGCGAGTTGCTTTAAATCAACAACTGCTTCAAGGCAAATACACCACACCGCTCGGCGAAATTTCCTTCACCCCCGAAGGGGAAATTGTCCAGAAGGATTTTTATGTAGCTCAAATCAAAATGGATCCCGATGGCAATAACGGCAAGTTTACTTTTTTGAAGTAA